CCGACAGCACGCGCGCAACGGCCGGTTGTGTCATCCAGTGCACCACCCGCAGATGTTGGTCGGCCTCAGCCTGCTCCACCTTTCCTCCCGCGACCAGTTTAGTGAAGTTTTCCTGCTGAACTTTGCGGAACTCATTGAGCGCGGCGGGCTGGCACAACGTCAGCCAGAATGCAGTGACTCCTGCGACGAGCGACAGTATGCCAGGAACAATCCATGTGCCGGCCGAGTGAACCGAGGCCCGCACATCCTCGAACGTGGCGCTCGGAACCGCGAACACATTCAACACTCGCGCGGCGACCGACATCTGCGGCGGTTGAAGTTCTGGCCCCGGTTTGGGAATGAGTGGTGGAACGTCCATCAATTTTTCTGCATTTGTCGCAAACGCGCGCGATCGCGCACACTACAATTCTCAGCCAGAATCCCAGCCGATGCGTGGCGCCGCTGCGAACGCCGCATCTTTGTCAGAAACATTCGGGGATGTCGAGCGCCCCCCCCGTCGCGCGACTTTGCTATGGCTGTGAATTTCGGCCCAGAGACTTCGCCCTGTTTCACCTGTCGGGCTTATATATTTAGCAAACGCAGGAAACCTGGCGGTAGGTGAGCCGTTTGTTTTCGATCAACTGGCCAAACCCTTTCAGGCGGGTGCCATCGGTTTGATGGCGGGTGTTCCAGCGGAAAGCGAATTCATTGGCGTAT
Above is a genomic segment from Verrucomicrobiia bacterium containing:
- a CDS encoding transposase gives rise to the protein YANEFAFRWNTRHQTDGTRLKGFGQLIENKRLTYRQVSCVC